The following proteins come from a genomic window of Edaphobacter sp. 4G125:
- a CDS encoding c-type cytochrome → MQNKHMRLGLAAMATLAMAATVGCRQDMHDQPKFFPQRGTTLYADGRSVRPQVANTVAREQLHEDSYFYTGLVDGKEGDGLPFPVSMKVLERGQERYNIYCTPCHSRVGNGEGMIVQRGYAKAGDFHTARLETAPLGHFFHVITNGYGAMPDYAAQVTPEDRWAIAAYIRALQLSQKAQQADVPAGAHVERLSDLAEQQGLPAAFVKEWHVPATAVTGTPDGQPMALPAPGEPAKTTSAQPAGRQSANNPGATPQQ, encoded by the coding sequence ATGCAGAACAAACACATGAGGCTGGGTCTGGCGGCAATGGCGACGCTTGCGATGGCGGCGACAGTCGGTTGCCGACAGGACATGCATGACCAGCCCAAGTTCTTCCCGCAGCGAGGCACGACGCTCTACGCCGATGGCCGTTCCGTGCGTCCGCAGGTCGCCAATACGGTAGCCCGCGAGCAGCTGCATGAGGACTCCTACTTCTATACGGGACTGGTGGATGGTAAGGAAGGCGATGGACTTCCCTTCCCGGTCAGCATGAAGGTCCTCGAGCGCGGTCAGGAGCGGTATAACATCTACTGCACTCCCTGCCACTCGCGCGTGGGCAATGGTGAAGGCATGATCGTGCAGCGCGGCTACGCCAAGGCCGGCGATTTCCATACGGCTCGCCTGGAAACAGCTCCGCTGGGTCACTTCTTCCACGTCATCACGAACGGTTATGGTGCTATGCCCGACTACGCGGCGCAGGTTACGCCTGAGGATCGATGGGCGATTGCTGCTTATATTCGGGCTCTGCAGTTGAGTCAGAAGGCGCAGCAGGCCGATGTTCCGGCGGGTGCGCACGTCGAACGGCTCTCCGATCTCGCAGAGCAGCAGGGACTGCCAGCAGCATTCGTCAAGGAATGGCATGTGCCCGCCACTGCAGTCACCGGAACACCGGATGGCCAGCCAATGGCTCTTCCCGCACCCGGCGAACCTGCCAAAACAACTTCAGCTCAACCTGCAGGCCGCCAATCGGCGAATAACCCTGGAGCAACACCACAGCAGTAA
- a CDS encoding DUF3341 domain-containing protein: MPRREGIYGLLAEFNTPSELVYATEQARAAGYRRMECYTPYPVEEAAEALEFHKNRVPLVCLLGGLMGVTTAFLMETWISVWAYPLNIAGRPLFSWPAFIIPAYEWTILFSGLSAGFGMLALNGLPQLYHPLFNAPNFRNGATTDKFFLCLESTDPKFSPTETRSFLEQFHAVSVVEVDH, from the coding sequence ATGCCGCGCAGAGAGGGAATCTACGGACTACTGGCGGAGTTCAATACTCCTAGCGAGCTAGTGTATGCGACCGAACAGGCGCGTGCAGCCGGGTACCGTCGTATGGAGTGCTACACGCCGTATCCGGTGGAAGAGGCTGCTGAAGCGCTGGAGTTTCACAAGAACCGCGTTCCGCTGGTATGCCTTCTGGGCGGGCTGATGGGAGTCACCACGGCCTTCCTGATGGAGACTTGGATCTCGGTCTGGGCCTATCCGCTGAACATCGCGGGACGCCCGCTGTTTTCCTGGCCGGCGTTCATTATCCCGGCCTATGAGTGGACGATTCTGTTCTCCGGTCTCTCGGCTGGGTTCGGGATGCTCGCCCTCAATGGTTTGCCGCAGCTCTATCATCCATTGTTCAATGCGCCGAATTTCCGCAACGGTGCGACCACGGACAAGTTTTTCCTGTGCCTGGAGTCGACGGACCCGAAGTTTTCGCCGACCGAGACAAGATCTTTTCTGGAACAGTTCCATGCGGTCTCCGTGGTGGAGGTGGACCATTAA
- a CDS encoding SCO family protein, whose amino-acid sequence MSNRSSSSAKDLAGMERNTTTRKRWQAAAMAMLGCALLCSPLAAQVSSYGDKRAGENSGDQLPQVLQRVGVTQKLNQQLPLDAQFVDETGKSVRLGDYFGKRPAILTLVYYTCPMLCSEELDGLAGALEMVKLTPGKDFDIIVISIDPSDTPEAAAKKKEFYLKRYGRPETANGWHFLTGQRPAIDQVTDATGFGYVRVPGPDGKLTQFAHASAIEIVTTDGKLAQYYLGVEYSPKDILLGLIEASDNKIGSPVANILTYCYHYDPQTNKHSLIVARIVQLGGVVTMAGLGGFMFIMFRKDIKLGRDHDLTKKENG is encoded by the coding sequence ATGAGCAACCGCAGCAGCAGTTCAGCAAAGGATCTGGCAGGGATGGAGCGGAATACAACAACACGGAAGAGATGGCAGGCAGCGGCAATGGCGATGCTTGGCTGTGCGCTGCTGTGTTCTCCGCTAGCAGCCCAGGTTTCCAGTTATGGAGACAAACGGGCTGGCGAGAACTCCGGTGATCAACTTCCGCAGGTCCTACAGCGGGTCGGGGTCACGCAGAAGCTCAATCAGCAACTCCCCCTGGATGCGCAGTTTGTGGATGAAACGGGCAAGTCGGTCCGGCTGGGAGATTACTTCGGCAAGCGACCTGCGATTCTGACGCTGGTGTACTACACCTGCCCGATGCTCTGTTCTGAGGAGCTGGACGGTTTAGCGGGTGCGTTGGAGATGGTGAAGCTGACGCCCGGAAAAGACTTTGACATCATCGTCATATCAATCGATCCGAGCGATACGCCAGAGGCGGCTGCCAAGAAGAAAGAGTTTTACCTCAAGCGTTATGGCAGGCCGGAGACGGCGAACGGATGGCATTTCCTGACTGGCCAGCGTCCTGCGATCGATCAGGTGACGGATGCGACAGGTTTTGGCTACGTCCGGGTCCCTGGTCCTGACGGGAAGCTGACGCAGTTTGCACACGCCAGCGCAATTGAGATAGTTACGACCGATGGTAAGCTCGCGCAGTACTACCTTGGCGTGGAATATTCGCCCAAGGACATCCTGCTGGGCCTGATCGAAGCCTCAGATAACAAGATTGGTTCTCCTGTTGCCAATATCCTGACCTACTGTTACCACTACGATCCGCAGACGAACAAGCACTCATTGATCGTCGCGCGTATTGTTCAGCTCGGTGGGGTAGTCACGATGGCTGGTCTGGGTGGGTTCATGTTCATCATGTTCCGCAAAGACATCAAGCTTGGCCGGGACCACGATTTGACGAAGAAAGAGAATGGATAA
- the coxB gene encoding cytochrome c oxidase subunit II → MHISPVLWQFLVKWLNASALFPREASTIAPYTDALYFFLLLITVVGLTLVGTLVFGFSIRYRKERNPVATQVEGSTLLEATWTIIPLALFLIVFVWGALLYFRIYNPPTNAMNIYVVGKQWMWKAEHPGGQHEINNLHVPMGQPIQLTMISQDVFHSFSIPDFRVKREVIPGRYSTVWFEATTPGTYHIFCTQYCGTKHSGMIGEVTVMTPEDYKKWTESSTSGMSLAQNGERLFASMGCNSCHTGNAAARGPDLAGVYGSKLRLANGSEVLVNEAYLRDAILNPSQHVTAGYAPIMPTYQGQISEEGLIDLVEYLKTLKTNYRVQQTLTTSESNQAAPMTPEAVKP, encoded by the coding sequence ATGCATATCAGTCCCGTACTGTGGCAATTTCTGGTGAAGTGGCTCAACGCTTCGGCGCTGTTCCCCCGCGAGGCGTCTACGATTGCGCCGTATACCGACGCGCTCTACTTCTTCCTTCTGCTGATCACGGTGGTGGGTCTTACGCTGGTGGGAACGCTCGTCTTCGGCTTCTCGATCCGGTATCGTAAGGAACGCAATCCGGTCGCCACGCAGGTGGAAGGCTCCACGCTGCTCGAGGCTACCTGGACCATCATCCCTCTGGCGCTGTTTCTTATCGTCTTCGTCTGGGGCGCGCTGCTGTACTTCCGTATCTATAACCCGCCTACCAACGCGATGAACATCTACGTGGTGGGTAAGCAGTGGATGTGGAAGGCTGAGCACCCGGGTGGTCAGCATGAGATCAATAATCTGCATGTTCCGATGGGTCAGCCCATCCAGCTGACGATGATCTCGCAGGACGTCTTCCACAGCTTCTCGATTCCCGACTTCCGCGTAAAGCGTGAGGTGATTCCGGGGCGCTATTCGACGGTGTGGTTTGAGGCGACAACGCCTGGAACATACCACATCTTCTGCACGCAGTACTGCGGCACCAAGCACTCGGGCATGATTGGCGAGGTTACGGTGATGACGCCCGAGGACTATAAAAAGTGGACGGAGAGCTCCACCAGTGGCATGTCGCTGGCACAGAATGGGGAGCGACTCTTCGCCAGCATGGGATGCAACTCCTGCCATACTGGAAACGCAGCTGCGCGAGGTCCGGACCTCGCCGGAGTCTACGGATCGAAGCTACGTCTGGCGAACGGCTCCGAAGTTTTGGTCAATGAAGCTTATCTCCGCGATGCGATTCTTAATCCGTCGCAGCACGTAACCGCGGGCTATGCGCCCATTATGCCCACCTACCAGGGGCAGATCAGCGAAGAGGGCCTGATCGATCTGGTGGAGTATCTGAAGACCCTCAAGACGAACTACCGTGTGCAGCAGACGCTGACTACGTCGGAGTCTAACCAAGCGGCGCCGATGACGCCCGAGGCGGTGAAGCCATGA
- a CDS encoding TAT-variant-translocated molybdopterin oxidoreductase, with protein MKTTGIGTEQIMTDTKSQTEAGAQVVTSIAPAKPKKMTLAEVRSKLDGKTGRRFWKNLDELAETPEFQELMQEEFPRQAGAGEWVDPVSRRGFLKVMGASFALAGLAGCTKQPDEPIYPYVKQPEDLVLGKPMYFATAHPFPTGAIPVLIKSDSFRPIKVDGNPEHPMSKGRSDAMSQATLLDLYDPDRSQHVRFRGQNSSWGEFQKALQDAASKSSGGRGLYFLSETITSPTLAGQWKALQAKYPQAKLVQWEPVNQDSSRAASKAAFGSYADAQYKLEDADVILSLDADFLGGIGHPGFLPLAAAYAERHRWEEGKKINRLYVVETMPTVTGFKAEHRLGLKPSQVAQFADALVYGTAPSGLNAEQQKFFTVLLNDLKNHSGRAVVIPGEQAPASVHAAAYAINTLIGAVGKTVVYTETVNPLPTEQFSEFKPLVADMNAGKVQWLVMLGVNPIYSAPADLNFADALAKVPVTIHLGSHVDETGSITTWHVNKAHYLESWSDARAYDGTLTIIQPMIDPMYGGKGSHDVFQTLLDNPQASAYDAVVANAKNYVKGDFATGWRKALHDGWVEGTAFTPKAGVPARVTAFAAPASSASGYELSFRPDVSLYDGRYGNVGWLQELPKQVTNLSWDNAALVSMKTMADLKVEETELIELSLDGRKVTAPVLMVPGHPDDVITVHLGFGRSVEAGRVAAGVGFSGYKLRTSSAPLVASGATAKKVDGSYYDLCVTKVHNVEHRGSFAQQDLERPIFDTQGTFSLAGHEAMERSIIRYATVEEAEKNPKFAEEGASGTIVNKVGYGPQGENPVHGDPGWKSQKEVNLSMFPNAWRYDRTDPSSHKKQNAWGMEIDLNSCIGCNACIVSCYAENNIPVVGREQVKVGRNMQWLRIDTYFEGDLHAPKAHFQPMACQHCENAGCEQVCPVGATVHTPEGLNVMVYNRCVGTRYCSNNCPYKVRRFNFLLYSDYDTESLKFGRNPDVSVRSRGVMEKCSYCVQRIMSAKITADKENREIRDGEIVTACQQACPTDAIVFGNINDPASKVAKRKETERNYSVLGDLNYRPRTTYTAGVINPNPELA; from the coding sequence CGGTCGAAGCTGGACGGAAAAACGGGACGGCGCTTCTGGAAGAATCTTGATGAACTGGCAGAGACTCCCGAATTTCAGGAGTTGATGCAGGAAGAATTTCCTCGTCAGGCAGGCGCGGGTGAGTGGGTTGACCCGGTCTCCCGTCGCGGCTTCCTCAAGGTCATGGGAGCTTCCTTCGCTCTCGCGGGACTTGCCGGTTGCACCAAGCAGCCTGATGAACCGATCTATCCTTACGTCAAGCAGCCTGAAGACCTGGTGCTGGGCAAGCCGATGTACTTTGCAACGGCGCATCCCTTCCCCACGGGAGCGATTCCGGTCCTGATCAAGTCGGATTCTTTCCGTCCGATCAAGGTGGATGGCAACCCGGAGCACCCGATGTCGAAGGGTCGTTCCGATGCCATGAGCCAGGCAACTCTGCTTGATCTTTACGATCCTGACCGCTCGCAGCATGTGCGTTTCCGTGGACAGAATTCAAGCTGGGGCGAGTTCCAGAAGGCCCTTCAGGATGCAGCCAGCAAGAGCTCGGGTGGACGCGGTCTTTACTTCCTGAGCGAGACGATTACCTCTCCTACCCTGGCCGGCCAGTGGAAGGCGTTGCAGGCCAAGTATCCCCAGGCGAAGCTGGTGCAGTGGGAGCCGGTCAATCAGGATTCTTCCCGTGCAGCTTCGAAGGCAGCTTTTGGAAGCTATGCTGATGCGCAGTACAAGCTTGAGGATGCCGACGTTATCCTTTCGCTCGATGCGGACTTCCTGGGTGGCATCGGACATCCTGGATTCCTTCCTCTCGCAGCAGCTTATGCTGAGCGGCATCGCTGGGAAGAGGGCAAGAAGATCAATCGTCTGTATGTTGTCGAGACGATGCCGACCGTTACAGGCTTCAAGGCAGAACACCGGTTAGGGCTCAAGCCAAGCCAGGTGGCCCAGTTTGCCGATGCATTGGTGTACGGCACGGCACCTTCCGGGTTGAATGCCGAGCAGCAGAAGTTCTTTACGGTACTTCTGAATGACCTGAAGAATCACAGCGGTAGGGCCGTTGTGATTCCGGGTGAGCAGGCTCCTGCTTCGGTGCATGCTGCCGCCTATGCAATCAACACGCTGATCGGTGCGGTAGGCAAAACGGTGGTTTACACCGAGACGGTGAACCCGCTGCCGACCGAGCAGTTCTCTGAGTTCAAGCCTCTGGTTGCCGATATGAATGCGGGCAAAGTGCAGTGGCTGGTGATGCTCGGGGTTAATCCGATTTACTCTGCCCCTGCTGACCTCAACTTTGCCGATGCTCTGGCGAAGGTCCCGGTGACGATTCATCTTGGCTCGCACGTTGATGAGACCGGCTCGATTACGACGTGGCATGTCAACAAGGCGCACTATCTGGAGAGCTGGTCGGATGCGCGCGCCTATGACGGTACGCTCACGATCATTCAGCCAATGATCGACCCGATGTACGGCGGCAAGGGCTCGCACGATGTCTTCCAGACGCTTTTGGATAACCCGCAGGCTTCGGCGTATGACGCGGTCGTTGCCAATGCAAAGAACTACGTCAAAGGCGATTTCGCCACGGGTTGGCGCAAGGCTCTGCACGACGGTTGGGTTGAGGGCACAGCCTTTACGCCTAAGGCCGGCGTTCCGGCGCGAGTGACGGCGTTCGCTGCTCCTGCCTCTTCTGCTTCCGGTTACGAGCTTTCCTTCCGCCCCGACGTTTCGCTTTACGACGGCCGCTATGGCAATGTGGGCTGGCTGCAGGAGCTTCCCAAGCAGGTCACGAACCTGAGCTGGGACAATGCCGCTCTGGTCAGCATGAAGACCATGGCAGACCTCAAGGTCGAAGAGACGGAGTTGATCGAGCTTAGCCTCGATGGCCGCAAGGTCACAGCTCCTGTCCTTATGGTGCCGGGCCATCCCGATGATGTGATTACAGTTCATCTCGGATTTGGCCGTAGCGTTGAAGCGGGTCGCGTGGCTGCCGGAGTCGGGTTCAGCGGTTACAAGCTGCGGACCTCCTCGGCTCCCCTGGTCGCTTCCGGCGCAACAGCGAAGAAAGTCGATGGCAGCTACTATGATCTTTGCGTTACCAAGGTGCATAACGTTGAGCACCGTGGTTCATTCGCGCAGCAGGATCTTGAGCGGCCGATCTTTGATACGCAGGGAACCTTCTCTCTGGCGGGACATGAAGCGATGGAGCGTTCCATCATTCGCTACGCCACAGTGGAAGAGGCGGAGAAGAACCCGAAGTTCGCTGAAGAAGGTGCAAGCGGCACCATCGTCAACAAAGTTGGATATGGTCCGCAGGGCGAAAATCCTGTCCATGGCGATCCGGGTTGGAAGTCGCAAAAAGAAGTCAATCTCAGCATGTTCCCGAATGCCTGGCGTTATGACCGGACCGATCCTTCCTCGCACAAGAAGCAGAATGCCTGGGGGATGGAGATCGACCTGAACAGCTGCATTGGCTGCAACGCCTGCATTGTCAGCTGCTACGCCGAGAACAACATCCCCGTGGTTGGGCGTGAGCAGGTCAAGGTCGGACGCAATATGCAGTGGCTTCGTATCGATACCTACTTTGAGGGCGATCTTCATGCTCCCAAGGCTCACTTCCAGCCGATGGCTTGCCAGCACTGTGAAAACGCCGGTTGCGAACAGGTTTGCCCGGTGGGAGCGACGGTGCACACGCCCGAGGGCCTGAATGTGATGGTCTACAACCGTTGCGTGGGAACCCGCTACTGCTCGAATAACTGCCCATATAAGGTCCGTCGGTTCAACTTCCTTTTGTACTCGGACTATGACACGGAGAGCCTCAAGTTCGGACGCAATCCGGACGTTTCGGTTCGTTCCCGTGGCGTTATGGAAAAGTGCAGCTACTGCGTGCAGCGCATCATGTCCGCCAAGATTACGGCTGACAAGGAAAATCGTGAGATTCGCGATGGCGAGATTGTGACGGCCTGCCAGCAGGCTTGCCCGACTGACGCCATTGTCTTCGGCAACATCAACGATCCTGCGAGCAAGGTTGCAAAGCGTAAAGAAACGGAGCGCAATTACTCCGTTCTGGGCGACCTGAACTATCGTCCGCGCACAACCTACACGGCTGGCGTCATCAACCCGAACCCGGAGCTGGCATAA
- the nrfD gene encoding NrfD/PsrC family molybdoenzyme membrane anchor subunit, with product MATKVPINDPMIDPRTGEYAVIAPGHNFKSVTQKIASIVLTSNTPLGWFFGLLVAGGVATLVVISVTWLFLKGVGIWGVTMPGAWGFAIINFVWWIGIGHAGTLISAILLLFKQTWRNSINRFAEAMTIFAVVCAGMFPLIHVGRPWLGYWLFPYPNTMNVWPQWRSPLAWDVFAVSTYATISVVFWYIGMIPDFGTLRDRATLPLARYFYGILSMGWRGSTRHWIRYETASLLLAGLSTPLVLSVHTVISFDFAVAALAGWHTTIFPPYFVAGAVYSGFAMVLTLAIPIRKWYHMEDLVTLRHLDNMAKVMLATGSIVGYGYGMEVFMSWYSASHWEFFMMWNRMFGPMGWAYWMLILTNIAIPLTTLWSRKLRVNVGFLFVLSFIINIGMWFERFVIVVTSLYRDYLPSSWGTYRATKWDYMLFIGTWGLFTVLFLFFVRFLPMIPMSEIRMMLPQTKITRGGKNAETVSEEMS from the coding sequence ATGGCGACCAAAGTACCCATCAACGACCCGATGATCGATCCGCGAACTGGCGAATACGCGGTCATCGCCCCGGGCCACAACTTCAAGTCGGTGACGCAGAAGATCGCCAGCATCGTACTTACGTCAAATACCCCGCTGGGTTGGTTCTTCGGCCTGCTGGTGGCGGGCGGCGTAGCTACGCTGGTGGTCATCTCGGTGACCTGGCTCTTCCTGAAAGGCGTCGGCATTTGGGGCGTCACGATGCCAGGAGCCTGGGGCTTTGCCATCATCAACTTCGTTTGGTGGATCGGTATCGGCCACGCCGGAACCCTTATCTCGGCGATTCTTCTGCTCTTCAAGCAGACCTGGCGTAACTCGATCAACCGTTTCGCCGAGGCGATGACAATCTTCGCCGTTGTCTGCGCGGGCATGTTCCCGCTGATCCACGTAGGGCGTCCGTGGCTGGGTTACTGGTTGTTCCCGTACCCGAACACGATGAACGTCTGGCCGCAGTGGCGCTCTCCGCTGGCCTGGGACGTCTTCGCAGTCTCGACCTACGCAACGATTTCTGTGGTCTTCTGGTACATCGGTATGATCCCGGACTTCGGTACGTTGCGTGATCGCGCGACGCTGCCGCTGGCCCGCTACTTCTACGGAATTCTCTCGATGGGCTGGCGCGGATCGACGCGGCACTGGATTCGTTACGAGACAGCGTCGCTGCTTCTGGCTGGTCTTTCGACTCCCCTCGTACTCTCGGTTCACACGGTCATCAGCTTCGACTTTGCGGTGGCGGCGCTGGCAGGATGGCATACGACGATCTTTCCGCCCTACTTCGTCGCGGGCGCCGTCTACTCCGGCTTCGCCATGGTGCTGACGCTGGCGATTCCAATCCGCAAGTGGTACCACATGGAAGACCTGGTCACGTTGCGCCACCTGGACAATATGGCCAAGGTGATGCTCGCAACCGGTTCAATCGTAGGCTACGGCTACGGCATGGAAGTCTTCATGAGCTGGTACTCGGCCAGCCACTGGGAGTTCTTCATGATGTGGAACCGTATGTTCGGTCCCATGGGCTGGGCGTACTGGATGCTCATCCTGACCAACATCGCGATTCCGCTGACGACATTGTGGTCGCGCAAGTTACGGGTGAACGTGGGCTTTCTGTTCGTTCTCTCGTTCATCATCAATATCGGTATGTGGTTCGAGCGCTTCGTCATCGTGGTGACTTCGCTCTATCGCGATTACCTGCCATCGAGCTGGGGAACTTACCGAGCGACCAAGTGGGACTACATGCTGTTCATCGGAACGTGGGGACTGTTTACAGTGCTGTTCCTCTTCTTCGTCCGTTTCCTTCCGATGATCCCCATGTCTGAAATTCGCATGATGCTGCCGCAGACCAAGATCACGCGTGGCGGTAAAAACGCTGAGACCGTAAGCGAGGAGATGAGCTAA